In Pyrus communis chromosome 1, drPyrComm1.1, whole genome shotgun sequence, the following are encoded in one genomic region:
- the LOC137726650 gene encoding uncharacterized protein, with translation MVDEKSVVEQVQDFQMIVAEVTFEVVKIGDIWDARVPPKVKICAWKFCRDIIPTKTNLIRRHIPADSLCVLCDGHDESPIHLLGDCLDVNYFCLLDGMKVFSGERSCSSYHIVSSWTRPLPWFLKINVDGAWKESKKIRGLGIVIRNHLGLFVVARALLFEFVSLPLHIEALAVWEGLLLTIQRGHQDIIIESDAFQIISALCNGLPNGSLISNIVKDSKAFLSIITGATATDTRHQNNEATHRLACYALPSSTNCSWFEEPPDIIIDVIIFDYYSSNGCETTYLNGDLDEEICGAKGNLKSPEYDTWTFSQETRMPSLNGSKLNIFGGSNS, from the exons ATGGTGGATGAGAAATCAGTTGTGGAGCAAGTCCAAGATTTCCAAATGATTGTAGCGGAAGTCACATTCGAAGTTGTCAAAATTGGTGACATCTGGGATGCTAGGGTCCCTCCTAAAGTCAAGATATGTGCTTGGAAATTCTGTAGAGACATAATCCCAACCAAGACAAATCTGATTAGGAGGCATATTCCTGCTGACTCGCTGTGTGTGCTGTGTGATGGGCATGACGAGTCTCCCATTCACCTGTTGGGAGATTGCTTGGATGTCAACTATTTTTG TTTGCTTGATGGTATG AAAGTTTTCTCTGGGGAGCGTTCTTGCTCCTCCTATCATATTGTCTCTTCATGGACTAGACCCCTGCCTTGGTTCTTAAAAATTAATGTGGATGGTGCTTGGAAGGAGTCCAAGAAGATTAGAGGTCTGGGTATTGTGATTCGGAACCATCTCGGTCTTTTTGTGGTTGCTCGAGCATTGctttttgagtttgtttcatTACCTCTCCATATCGAAGCCCTTGCAGTTTGGGAGGGGTTATTGCTGACAATTCAGAGGGGTCATCAAGATATTATTATTGAGAGTGATGCATTCCAGATTATATCGGCTCTATGCAATGGTCTTCCCAATGGTTCCTTGATCAGTAACATTGTGAAAGACTCAAAGGCATTTTTGTCAATAATCACTGGAGCTACTGCTACCGATACACGTCATCAAAATAACGAAGCTACTCACCGTCTTGCTTGCTATGCTCTTCCTAGTTCTACCAACTGTTCGTGGTTTGAGGAACCACCTGATATTATCATTGATGTTATTATCTTTGATT ATTAttcatcaaatggatgtgaaacAACTTATTTGAATGGAGATTTAGATGAAGAAATCTGTGGAGCCAAAGGTAATCTAAAAAGTCCAGAAtatgacacgtggactttttcTCAAGAGACAAGAATGCCGTCATTAAATGGGTCAAAGCTCAACATCTTTGGAGGTTCAAACAGCTAA